One Phyllobacterium sp. T1293 DNA window includes the following coding sequences:
- a CDS encoding mechanosensitive ion channel domain-containing protein, whose amino-acid sequence MLKYLNILVAIRIVLLCLWAAVIGAFSTGADAQTAGETTTVVLQRGQSEADINSILKAAYASGRNVVVRWEDPTPAAAPTPAKATAAPAAKPPMATPLDQAEELAGNVLDSFTTGLSVGVDGIGHIAELPFMMDKGMQTQGDDWGHVTLVTLAALLAAGIAGWIVFRLGTALIVRPISEDADLVHRARGSFARTLRDIAAICAFIAVGHIIINMPTAGSQMASHLTVSLLHAAALTLVYAAVGRLFLSPGDDYARLLPINNPRWHFRMLVAYGFIGALIGQLVRLSIESGVSRSVTEGWFLIAATVVTLLKLWWFIGGRKDISAVFAGPAPNMTRQVIATALPAFLSLTAILIWVVGCMAASSPQRAHWGEAAGATQVIVLLIPIFALGLHALIAAMHRRHHNENHLPPLVQALIAAIQTLVTGGIWLLGLYIIIRLWTTYLDDTGYGLILSIIRGLLRVSVAIVVGWAIWSFLRHYFSALSPSSRPLLPGQEETDGPAPTAAGRLSTILPLVRDLAFGAIVAITALVVLSSLGMDIGPLLAGFGVLGLAISFGSQTLVKDVVSGIFFIADDAFRTGEYIDTGKLKGTVERITLRSLQLRHQNGPVHTIPFGQIQSVTNYSRDWSTIKFELRFDRDTDPEKIRKTVKKVGQEMLEDAEFGSEFLVPLKFQGIQDITENSMVVRLKFTAKPGNPSLIQRESMKRLLVAFREAGLMLASNAVTVRSGTNDAVGAGAATQIAIEKAAEQAATQAAAKTG is encoded by the coding sequence ATGCTGAAATACCTGAACATTCTGGTGGCAATCCGGATCGTCCTTCTTTGCCTGTGGGCGGCGGTCATTGGCGCTTTCAGCACTGGCGCCGACGCGCAAACCGCGGGTGAAACCACAACTGTCGTTCTGCAGCGCGGTCAAAGCGAAGCCGACATAAACAGCATCCTCAAAGCCGCCTATGCGAGCGGACGCAATGTCGTGGTGCGCTGGGAAGATCCTACCCCCGCAGCAGCACCGACACCGGCAAAAGCAACGGCTGCCCCTGCCGCCAAACCTCCCATGGCAACCCCGCTTGATCAGGCAGAGGAACTTGCCGGAAACGTGCTGGATTCATTCACCACCGGGCTTTCGGTCGGGGTTGATGGCATCGGCCACATAGCCGAACTGCCCTTCATGATGGATAAGGGCATGCAGACCCAGGGCGATGATTGGGGCCACGTCACGCTCGTTACTCTGGCTGCCCTGCTCGCTGCGGGTATAGCAGGCTGGATCGTGTTCCGGCTTGGCACCGCCCTTATCGTGCGCCCGATCAGCGAGGATGCCGATCTTGTTCACCGCGCACGCGGATCATTTGCCCGCACACTTCGCGACATCGCCGCCATCTGCGCCTTTATTGCCGTCGGACACATCATCATCAATATGCCGACTGCCGGTTCTCAAATGGCCTCTCACCTCACCGTGAGCCTGTTGCACGCCGCCGCGCTCACCCTCGTTTATGCCGCCGTTGGCCGGTTGTTCCTGTCACCGGGTGATGATTACGCACGATTGCTGCCCATCAACAACCCGCGATGGCATTTCCGCATGCTTGTTGCCTATGGTTTCATCGGGGCGCTGATCGGTCAGCTCGTCCGTCTGTCGATCGAAAGCGGCGTCAGCCGCAGTGTCACCGAAGGCTGGTTCCTGATCGCCGCAACGGTCGTGACCCTTTTGAAACTCTGGTGGTTCATCGGCGGACGCAAGGATATCTCGGCCGTGTTTGCCGGACCGGCACCGAACATGACCCGGCAGGTGATTGCGACCGCGCTTCCGGCATTTCTGTCTCTTACCGCCATCCTGATCTGGGTGGTTGGCTGTATGGCCGCCAGTTCTCCCCAACGCGCCCATTGGGGCGAGGCAGCGGGCGCGACGCAGGTCATCGTCCTGTTGATCCCGATCTTTGCATTGGGCCTGCATGCGCTGATCGCGGCCATGCACAGGCGGCATCACAATGAAAACCATCTTCCGCCACTGGTGCAGGCCTTAATCGCGGCAATCCAGACATTGGTAACAGGCGGTATCTGGCTGCTTGGCCTCTACATCATCATCCGTTTGTGGACCACTTATCTTGACGACACAGGCTATGGCTTGATTCTGTCGATCATCCGGGGACTGCTCCGGGTCAGTGTCGCCATTGTTGTCGGCTGGGCGATCTGGAGTTTCCTGCGCCACTATTTTAGCGCGCTTTCGCCCTCATCGCGCCCTCTCCTGCCTGGTCAGGAAGAGACGGACGGCCCCGCACCAACCGCTGCGGGCCGCCTGTCGACAATCCTGCCGCTGGTTCGCGACCTCGCCTTTGGCGCTATTGTTGCAATTACCGCACTGGTGGTGCTGTCCTCGCTCGGCATGGATATCGGGCCGTTGCTCGCTGGTTTCGGTGTGCTTGGCCTTGCCATTTCCTTCGGCTCGCAAACCCTGGTGAAGGATGTCGTATCAGGCATTTTCTTCATTGCCGATGATGCTTTCCGCACCGGCGAATATATTGATACGGGCAAGCTCAAGGGAACGGTGGAACGGATCACGCTGCGTTCGCTGCAACTGCGGCATCAGAATGGGCCGGTTCATACCATCCCGTTCGGACAGATACAGTCCGTGACAAATTACAGCCGTGACTGGAGCACGATCAAATTCGAGCTGCGCTTTGACCGCGATACCGATCCGGAAAAGATCCGCAAGACCGTCAAGAAGGTCGGGCAGGAAATGCTTGAGGATGCGGAATTTGGCAGCGAGTTCCTCGTGCCCCTCAAATTTCAGGGCATTCAGGATATCACCGAAAATTCAATGGTTGTGCGGCTGAAATTCACGGCAAAGCCGGGCAATCCGTCATTGATCCAGCGCGAATCCATGAAGCGGCTTCTGGTGGCATTCAGGGAAGCCGGGCTGATGCTTGCATCCAACGCGGTGACGGTTCGCTCGGGTACGAATGATGCCGTGGGTGCAGGTGCAGCAACGCAGATCGCGATTGAAAAAGCTGCCGAGCAGGCCGCAACACAGGCGGCGGCCAAAACAGGTTAA